The nucleotide sequence AGTTGTTAAATTACTTGATTTTGGGGTGTGGGTACTTTAGTAGGGCTAAAATTAGTAATGGGACTAAAATGCATTGTAGGTGTTTGGTAAAATGCCTATGAATAAAATTTGGTGTTTAGCATCACATGTTTTTGGTAAGAGTTAAAAGACAATGTTTTTCAACATGTGTTGCTCATATCGTGGCATAAAGTATCTGAAATGATACCTGGAAAGAGTGTTGTTAATGTGATGAATCATATAAGGAATTGGAAATTGATGTCTGTAATATAGAAGCCAGTTTAGTTCTAACTCTTGGTTATAGTACTACTGCTTTACCCTTTACCTTAAATTTGGGAAAGTCTTCTGTTTATGATGGTTTTAGAGGAATTAGTGCAAAGAGAGGCTCTTCTAGTAGATCTCCTGATCAGGAAAGGAAGAGAGGTGTGCCATGGACCGAAGAAAAACATGAGTATGAAGCAAAATTATGCATTTTGATATGGTATTTATTAGTTAAGTCAAAATTATGAAACAAAAAGTGCATTTATGCATGTTTTGGTACAGATTTACCAACTCCCTCTTGCATTCTGTTATATTTTGGCTAAGAACCTTATCTCTTTTGAATTTACTAAGTTGATCTTTTATATGGAATTACATGGTCATCGCTTggtatttgacaaaaaaaagagtaaatgtCTTGAAGGTTAAGGATTGCCACAAGTATTTCAATGGATTGCCACAAGTATGTGAAAGTATCCTATCATGGATTTAGAGAGTTGTTAAAAGAAGATAAGGATTGACCTGTGGAAATACTTTAGGATATGATGCATTTGACGAGCCAGAATATGCCCTACTTATTCGCTCAACTGGTCGATTTTAAGGATTGTAATCCTGTAAAGAACAACTTTTTGGAACCATCAAGGACTATCATAACTTTAAGCTCATAATTACATAAATGTCTCAAATCCTAACTGCTAAGCATCCCTTTGCCATTACTTTATTCTTTTCTATCACCTTCATTTCATATTACACAGGCTTctaattttgttgatttgagagtttttgtttcaattttttcaattctttctttaTGTGAGCAATTTGGTTGCTTTGTGTGTTTTTGTTAAGTAGGCAGTGCATATGATCTGCGCAGTACAAGATTGCATTGCACATGATAGTAGTTATGAGATGAAAGTGTAATATGATGGGATGTGGGATATGATGAAAGCAAGATAGAAGATGAGCTTCAATTTGAGCTTTATGAAAGGATAAAAGATGTTGGAATGTAGTGGCCTCCATCTCCATGATATGACTTTATTACATTTGctattaattaattgtattaatttttaaaatgacttcTATGTACCTAACAGTTAGTGAACATTGTCTTTTTTCTTCAGGGTTAGGAAGTTTAGCATGTTTATTTTATCATCTCAGATTACTCCATTTTGAGTGATGTGTCAGCTGTAAAAagtaatacaattttttttaagaagttaagaTGAAATATACATTATTATGAACATTAAACACGGGTAGAAGTTGTACCGGTGAAACAATCAAAATATATCTATGTGGTGGGCAAAATGGTCGCCCTGTATTGTtcttgaaaaggaaaaagaaaatgggGAAGAATGTCAGCTATCATGATTTGAGGTTGCTTACTAATTTCTATCAATTAAGTGTAGCAAAATTGCAAGCTGTATACtaattgatgatgattttatGAAGTGGCAAGTCTATATGAAAGTTAATGATCGAccatggttaaaaaaaaaaaatcttccccAGGGCATACAAGATTTTACGATCTAATTTTCTAATCAAGAATAATATTCTGTTATACTTACCCTAATCCAATGTTGAAGTAAAAATTTATAGTTCAATCATAGTGAAACAGATTCTTCAATCTTGACACTTAATATTGGCAACCATTGCATAAGATCGTCAAGAGCAACTTCCTTCCCACGCATGAATCTGATACCATCAGACGCGAACGTGGCTATAACTTTTCAAATTAGGAAGTTTCCGTTGATTGTATGTTTTCCAATGACAATTAACAAGAGTCAAGGGAAGACTTTGTCTAACGTCGGGCTTTATTTGCCTAGACCCGTGTTTTCACACAATCAGTTGTATGTGGCTGTTTCAAGGGTCACACGTAGACAAGGATTGAAGATATTGATAGTTGATGATAATGGTCAACCTTCGTCGTCAACTCTCAATGTTGTTTACAAGGaggtttttcaaaaaatttgatttgtatGTATGCATTGCTAATTCTAATATGTAGCTTTTGTATGTTGAAAATGTATAGCTTCCTGTACTATTGTAGTTATCGtttatggattatgataatTAAGAATTCCTTTGTAATATAATCTTGATTAATGTTTATGTATAATAACAACTAAGTATTTGTTTGTTAATCTATGTTGTGAATTGTGTAACAGTACCTTGTGAATAGATTATTGCGCGTCTATGATTTAGTATGTATAATGTTGTCGTTTGTTAATTTTAGACACCGACTATTGCACGTCTATAATCTGGTATGTAATATGTGTTGAGTTGTAAACAAAGGTAAATTAGCACGTGCGTATGTGCACGAGTCTGCACACTAGTACTTTACAAACAAAACTAATTGATCAACATTTAAGGTTTTATAAGACTgatataagtaaaaaattagtttttatttacaaaacaaccaaataaaataacCCCCCTAATAAAAATCTTTTATTAGGATTGCCATACACcccaattattttatttttttgagtaaatatatactaattaattaaaaagtaatCTTTTGTACGTGgtcaatatattattaaatcTACACATATAAAAATCACAATGCATATCATAAAATATTACCAAAGACATCAACATCTTGCAAGTATCATGTGCAACTGTtctaacaacatcatcataaagAAGAAATGGTGTTTCATTTTCAAGGGTATGAACATTCACCTTAAGCCTAAACCTGAATTAAATTACCATAATCCAAACATTTAAAAGTGATTATACAATAAACATTAAAACCTACTTTACAAAACAACGACGAATCATACAGGCAACAATACCTTGGATCAAAATCAACAGTTTCTTAAACACCAAAAACATACAACCCTGTCAGCAAAGGGAAACACGTTGACATCAAAGTTCTAAGAATAAATTAGATGaatacaaaatgaaaagataaaGGTGATTAATACAAAAATACTAAGGACAACTAAATCAAATGCTGAATATAtatcacaaaaaacaaacaaaaacaaaaatactaacaattaaaaaacatcaaactttcaagaattaaacaaaaattgagttTGTTATCATTACCTTAATCCAATAATTCTTCTTCTCATGTCACTTGGTAAACACCAAACTTTCAGTCACTGAGAGTTGAAAGCTAGACAAAAATTTTGTGACTAAAATCATGAAACACaccaaatattttgaaaaaagttgAACTGATGCATTAAAAATACTTGAAACAACACAATTgtaattttacaaaacaaaacataatgaACACAATGCTAAGGATGAAAAGGGAAAAAACATGACAACATAAACATTAGTCATTGCCCAAACCATCAAAATTTATGGACCATTTGTAGCCGCGACGTCCTAAAAACAACCAAGTTGATTAGACAAATCACCATCAATTTTTATCAGCATAACGATAGGTGTCATACCTACCATCAGCTAACAAATAGCTTCAAGACATGAAAATTTCAGAATAAAATAGGCACCTTAAAATGAGTACAATCACATCCACCAATATTACATCAAAAGTAGCACACACCTAGGGTGAGTTTGGTTTTCAAAACAGAAAGTACTGGACATAACAACACAAGACAGAACAACAAAACATAAAGCAGAATAGTacaagacaaatttttatggcattaaataaattttttgttttatacgatttttggagGACAAAaagctattttggtattttagacaacttgtatgTGAGACAAAGAGTTGTGATGTGGTTTGGTAAGGgacaaaaatatatgtttttgtcgtgtcccttgcctccagtttgtcatgtacctgaaacagttttacaaatcaaacattggACAATTGAAGTTGTTCTGTCCTGTcctttattttagaaaaatttgtttggtTATAAATGAGTGGGTTAGTAAATTCCTTATAAAAGCTAAATGGACTGGGTTGGGCCAAACAAAAATTTCTATTGGGCCAATAATAGAAATAGGTAGGTCCATAAACCAATTTCTAAATTACTAACACACCATATATTTTCTACATCACCATTTTCGAAcaccaatccaaacaactcTATCATTTAACCAAAAAGTGTTTTTACCAACCATTCTTTATTTAATCAACGCAAAAGATGTTTGGCATTTATACGAAATTAAATTCAACCGCAACATTCATTTACAATAGATGTTTGCCATTTAAGAATAAATTCGCATCAATGGTTATCTTAAAGTTGTTTAAATTTTAAccattactccctccgttccaaattgtatgtcactttagaaaaaatatttgtctcaaattgtatgtcactttagaataccaatgaaacattaatgttactttttctattatatccttaattatttattactctttcttttttcaattctttcatttatcttttccatatcatttattaaggataattttgtaaaacaactcataatatctctttcccacacaatattaattacatttcttaatatgtgtgaaatgctcaaaacgtcatacaatttgggacggagggagtattatgtaACAAGTTAATTCCAGCAGTTTATCATGTAACAAGTTAATTCCAGTAGTTTATACATTTCCACATTTCCACCTAAAAATCAGGATGACCAAAGGAATCGAGTGCATCCATAGAAAAAATATTGACCTAAAAAGGtgaaatgcatctaaaggtcctttaagtttttcgttttttccaaagtggtcatttaagtttcaaaagccacaaacaagtcctttaagtttttgaatcgtttcaaacaagtccttttagaggataaTGACGATGATTCAGGTGATAgaaacaaagagcattatccaccattttccatgcctaaaaagatgactaattttaagtgggtttTAGGcgccagatttggtaccaaagatgagttcaaggaagcaattaccaactatgttaTCTAAAAtaagacttgtttgaaacgattcaaaaactaaaaggacttgtttgaaatttttgaaacttaaaggaccactttaggaaaaacgaaaaacttaaagaacctttagatgcatttaacCATCTAAAAAGGCCGCCTCAACATTATTTGATTGTGATTCTTTTTAATCATGTAACGTGGtaattaaacatatttaaatacaatcacaattttaaacTTTGGTAATTAAATTACCTATGcctaaaaaaatccaaaagctTAACCCTAGTTTCCACAGTTTCATCAAAGAAATCATCAAGCTCATAAACAATATTATCAGTTCTAGACTTAATCACATTGAAATACTTTCTAGGGTTAAATGAGAAAATATTCCCTctaaatataccaacatttgattttagtccctctaaaattttctttagGCTTTTGGTCCTTCTAAAATTTTTCATCTATGAAATTAGTCTCTGTTCTACATTGAGTATTACACTAGAGCAGAGACTAATTTGatagatggaaaattttagagggaccaaaaacctaaagaatattttagggggactaaaatcaaatgttggtgGTATATTTAGGGGGACTATTtacatatttaaccctacttTCTAACACTCTTCGATCTTCATTCTCTCCCTCAAACCAACTTCCATTTCCCATTGAACGACCTTCAACAACACATTCATCTCCATCTCTCCTCTCAACTCCTCGACTACCTAAACCAACACAACATCCCTGATGCCACATCAGTCCTCATTTCATCTATGCCACCATGTCATCCACACTTGAAGAAAAAACCCAAAAGCAATAACAGGTTGTGTTAAAGAGTTCCAAATTGGTTGAGAGATAGCTTGAAtaagtgtttataagtggaggtataatcctcacctcacaagacGGTTTTGGGGTTTGTGTTAGACACAACCGCAatttttaagatggtatcagatTCTCCTCCAAGATTCGTTGGGGCACTGCTATCAAGTTTCGCTATATGGtggttaagattttttttttttttttttttagaaaagtgGTTATAAGACCTATGATGTGAGAGTGTGATCATATCTAGATCTCAAACTCAAAAACTTCACGCGCCAACAATTTCAGTGTTGAGCCGGTCTATACAAAATTTTACTCTGCCATGGACAGTTAGATTGGTCCTCTAAATTAGTTGGTCATAGGTCGGGTACAAAATTACGTTATCAAAATCTAGAATTTTAATACcaaaattaaactcaaaagataaatgaaatattaaaagttTTTCTTATTATCGGGCAAACCTAACTCGTCCCACTTGTTAAGTAGGGTAATCAGGAGAAGGTCAACTTGAATGGTCGAACTCAAAACTTTAACTCATCATGTCGAAAATTGTAGGTTAAATAGGTCGGTCCAGAGGCTCccttaatatttatcattattcaaTATTATAGTAAAGGTAACAGACAGGATcttagggaaaaaaaaaaaaaaaaaaaaaaaaacttagaaaaaGAGAAAGGATAAACCTATACATTACAATACTGATGCTATATATTATTAACTGATTCTGCTAGTATATGCTTACAACCATAAAATTTAAACGGGGAGCTACATCTTAAATGTATACTACCTAATACATAATGATAAGCTTATGTTATGCATGCGTGGGATACCTCTCTATTACAATATATATCGTTATATACCTTAGTAGTTTGAGTATGAATCGTGACCAAGCCTAAGCTCTAGGTCCACCCCTTCACCATCTTTCTCAATTCCTCTCCAAACTTGATCATTGCCCTTATGGCTTGAACCAATTTGGAGACTCAAATTGGTTCCCAACAAAGATTGAGAGCTTGTGTTAAGAAAATCATATTGAAATGTAGGTGGAGAGTTTCTAGGGTTTGTTTTTGATGTTTGATGATACATGTCATAGTTCCTAGGAGGCTCTAAAATGCAGTAATAAGTTGAAGGTTGGCTTGAAACAACTGCTGGAACAAAAGGTGAGGAATTGGGTGTGCCTTGTTTGGCCTTATAAGTTGTTCTTTCTTTCCTATGAATATTCATGTGGCCTCCTAATGCCCTAGCATTAGTGAAACCCCTTTTGCAAAATGTGCAATCATAAGATCTCTTGGTTACTATACATTCATCTTGAACTTCTTGCTCATCACTATCTTCACTAGAAGTTATCATCTCTAATTCCATTATATATCtagaaaaatgtaaattttatataaGTTAATTTGAGAATGTAATTTTCATGTTATGATGAAATATAAATGAGAGAAAGATAAGGGTTTTATATATAGAGGATTTGGAAAGGTGTGACATATAGAAAAGAAgatgaaatatttgactttgttTCTATTACAGGGTTTCTATTAAATGGGCTGGTTCTTTATGCCGGCTCTGTTGTGGGTCCAACCTAGGgtaattttattaatcaataatTATACTATTCTATTCCCCTTTAATTTGGTAACAACTCTTGGTTACGTTGCTTTCATCAATAAAGTTTCCATGATTTgctaaaaaagaattaagttttcATGATttgaattataattattaattttgtaatCATATTATTTAGGGACTAGGGTATAGGGAAAAAACTTGCATAGGGTGCCATAAGCCAGGTCGTCCTGTTCTCAACTGAAAACATGAAAAACTGTCACCTACTTAAAAATAATTGTGCTAGGAATAGGTTAATCAGTGTCTAAGGATATATGGAACGGTATCTCAATATTTAATAGGATTAATCAAagtgaatttaaaaaaatattcgtttggattgacttaatttagagcttatataaaccggcttatgcaaataaagaaatattaatGTACTATTTATAAATCTGTTAAGgttgtttatgaaaaaacaatttatgaatatacaattttcattagtaagatcttatgaattaacataaaaatttatttatttgcataaatctttttcataagctcaaaataagcttaatccaaacaggcccataGTACTAactattgaataaaataataattttggtgtcccaaaaaaattaatgccTTGAGCCGACGCCTCTCCTACCCATGGTCGGGGACACCTGAGGTTGTGTGGGCTAAACTTCAAAACTTTTGTCCTATTTATGAGAGTTTATTTTCTCACTTTATTTGTTTCTCGCACGCTTtctgaattttcatttttatccattttcgaattatataatttgaatcccctaaaaatttagaaaacacCCAATAAATTATCTTGTTCCTTCGATTCTTGTTTCAAAACAGTTTGGAAAATATAAttcgaaaaaaatattaatagttcatattatataatccaaactttGTCAAACCTCTCATTTGactaatttcaaaaaataatcgtAGTCAATATGTTCAcacatttcagattatataatccgtaTTTGTACGTAAAATACAAATTCagattaaataatatgaattgtgTCAGCACATAGACTGAACTTGTTTGTGACAAGGATAATCAGTCATGAATCATGCTAACCATATTAACTCATTGTTCACGTGTGTTTCTTGTGTTTCAGATCTTGAAAGCGCACATTCctagttggaaaaaaaattagttttcagGAAACTGCGTTTGTCTCCTTCaaaatttgtccaaaaaaatacataataataagtAGAGAGTCTCCCCTGAGTCcgccctcaaaatccaaaatctcatggtttaaactcatttttcatttatttattttcttaatttttatatccttggaaaaatccaaaaaaattgcactacctttatttgatttttagatttttattagtgatatttttaccttttttttttaattatatttgataggttttgttatttttcactTTGTTTCTTCGGTGGTTTTTATGGGAAAATTATCGACAATTTTCGTAGCCTAATTTTAACAACCGAGTACGAAAATTTACATAAATTGGACATTCATTGCTATGTAATCTTTGATCAAAATTAGGGTATTTAATATCCATATCTTACACCATAGTTTATTTGAATCCATTAGGAGACTAATCCTCGAGTAGGTGGCGAGACATATGTTTTTCTCTGCTACTAGGGCTGAACTActttaaaataagtgatttcaagaatcaaatctaaataaattttctcaaaaagaGTCATGTAATCGATTCTCCACCCATGactttgaaggtgaaaaacacaagaagggggggggggttgaattgtgttttctttttctcttaattaatacttcttctgataaaacttcagaagcagtttgattgcttctgatgaaatgatcagagtcagatatgcagcggaaagaacagagcagagaaaagaaagacaaagacacaagcagttatcctggttccttccacaacacggaagtagtccagtcccccttgcacttccaaggagatttcactataatcacaaagattacaactgctcaatactttctaagtatgagacttcacaaaactatgctcaagcacacacgcaagagtcttccaatgctcaagcactaagcaagagacttctaatgctcaagcacgcaggcgagagacttctaatcaaacaaaaatacagagaattgagtttgaattgaacacttgatatacaatcagtggtgttcacaatacaatacagaaaagactctagactttgaatttctaagatgtatcaaatcagtgcagaaattcagtgtgctttgtagaatcaaattgacagagttttggcgcttttaaacttatgtatctctctcttaaatcttcaagtcttcattcctttatatagaggtgtgaaagagacgttgagataatcagcacgtctaaagagtcgtttgaaatcctttgattatccaccagtgatcctttgcctgatttgggtgtagtcctttgaagaataaacttcaaattcattcccatcttgagtgtacaaattctgcaggcatggctgttgttttgtcttgtagcgtagacagaaaacagagtagtggaggtagtggttgtacacttgtactttgtcaactctattaacgagagacaagagctcagtgctatccatatatccgttgatacctccctttcaattctttgttcttctttgataagactgaattgagaatcagcaactttgaatcttcagtttgattaaaggatcaaaagtagcttctggtgaagatattgcttctgatgaaaacttttgcttctgatgactttctgcttctgatgacgtcatctcttcaggagcagtttagcttcaggagcagttttcttcagatgctcagaatttcttttttttctttccattgttcttccaagacctattgaaataacttgagtagcctttggtcctgtacacttgaacaattattagtaataaccaattgacaatttttaataccttgttatcatcaaaacttaataaggttcattgtgaaacacattttgttccaacaatctccccctttttgatgatgacaaacaatagtatttaaaatgttcaattgttgttgatctaattaataagttgactactgggacagaggtttgtaagctccccctgagtctaatagttctttaaggtgaggtttgtaagctccccctaagttctattcttattaattaaatttcaataaaatacttataaaatcaaatcagaagtatttaaaagaaatttagaagtggttatagtagggctcagtgccttaacaaatactatacatttactcccccttttgtcatcaacaaaaagaatagaaacaaaagaaagagtatcagagcaagcagcattaaacagtaaatatcatcagagttaaagcttgtaaaacatattgaaggtgaaaaagcacaagatccagaaacaatgataatatatataaagaagattaagatacaaGGACACAGCTacgaagaacaaaagtaaaaaaacaagctagagttgggtgtgcaactaaggttgggcttgcttatacaactgttctaagagatacttgatctgatcatccttcttctgaagtagctcatccttttccctcattcttcgtttaaatccagcctgaattctagcagccctagtgatgtactcttcttctggatagaaaggagtgatgtccagcagaggcacaaaattcagctctttctccttagctgcttcatgcatatcatccaaaagctttttcagcatagcagagtgagatgacacacatttagttctaagctgatccagcagctcatcaaagctcttctgtagatccatccactgatcataatagtgaataggaggtgcaggaactgttctgcgaagaatcagtgcctgaatctcatcactaagtctaatcagctgttcctctatatactcagactccaggatatggtcagggatgggtgaaggttcagtttgagttgtatttgatgtggaaggttggtcagaggttaagtctattatagtgggtgaatctggttgttgttgttgttctgttgtttggtcagaagttgtttggtcaggagcaacttgttcagaagcagtttgctcctgaacagtttgctcagggatggtttgggtttctgtttgggtttctgtttgggtttctgtttgggtttccgtttgggtttccaagacagtcttctcagaaactgtcttagaggccttagtgggtgttggttgcatttcaccacctagatgtttttctaagttgtgaagggttgaggattcttggtgttggggggtttctgaagtagttgcatctgaagctacttcagaggctttttgtggagattggttatttggtgagtttgtttgggtaggttcaggttgttgtatactaacaggttctggagtatctggatatagtggatgagtagtaggcaaattgaatttctcacaaagttttatcctattttttgaaaattctatttgagtactctcatagtcaagtgttccatactctgttagtttggtaggtttggtttttagaagcttgtttatatgttggctaaggggttggtcatctgattctgtggatgatgaagagggtgaagatagagactgagtattagttggagctttagatggattacctgaggactgagcttctggatgaattgcttctggagctgttgaaactggatctgatgaagttgctcctgaagcttgcttattcttcaaggcttgagaaagcagagttgctccatactgaactgtttctaactcagacgctaaagcagcaatgtcaggagtaggcacataccctgcagccttgagacgctcatccctttctttctcaaacacttccttcaaccttttcttttctgctatcttggatgcagaaacctctctagcgtactgcctcatttcttcagtcatttcaaaactgggcatgactatgggctcagaagttgcagtcctttttgccttcttggggctagagtcttcatcccagttctcttccagttctttcaacatttcttcccttcttccttcagctgtcttcagatttcttgttgaattagacctcttccttttgatggtctgaagagcagcttctcttttatttttgggacttgaaggcttttcagaagcagcttgatcagaagcagcttgttcagaagcagcttgttcagaagcaggctgttctgctgtttcttgagtactccttgtcctttttctgataagagggacatcatccaaatcctccacttcctcaagaatggtggacatagcagatttttccttcttagctttcttatgcttctgagcacccacctcagtagcatcttcagcaaggtattcttccttggtgatctgcttctttttagattttctgcctttggccacaggcagatcaccaccatacatttcttctgggatatctttcaggctgattttcttgttgtagctcttgtagtagtccaagatgtaggccctctgcacatccaggggatctttcttgcagatagggatgtgatgagtgactagatcagatatgacatcagattcatgcatatctgtatctagtttcttgcaagttgaaatcagcctcatcttgactagagttgccccattgattatttttcctgtgactgctcccagcttctgattatcataaatacccacgtctttcagggcacttaggagtcctccttcttgaaagattatggagagcagccttccatagggaacaaacttcctgttctccatctggctcttcttgagttccttgatcatgtatttaaacatatacttgggaacgttcattgttgtttcctgagagatggtgtgatgcagaaagactttgtgaccaagtgaaggttgatcatttcctccacctttgggaaaaatgttttcattttggatcttcagcagcattttcttttccatgcttaaggtgctgtaaggcttagcatcctttgatccgtagatagtgttgtttactatctccttccatgggcttgttctggggttaggaatctcttctccatcgtatgtcccagaagcatcccttctcatggcttgagcaatcacatgctcattgattgttacaggaatccccatgacgtttgatctaatctcagtcccagtgaaggcgagtagacccatttcttctctggtttttccctccaaagtaggatcaaccagaatcatctgagcttcttcctgtttagcagcaactttgtcaaacactgaagctcttacccagaattgtctgacaa is from Medicago truncatula cultivar Jemalong A17 chromosome 1, MtrunA17r5.0-ANR, whole genome shotgun sequence and encodes:
- the LOC25483021 gene encoding zinc finger protein 11 yields the protein MELEMITSSEDSDEQEVQDECIVTKRSYDCTFCKRGFTNARALGGHMNIHRKERTTYKAKQGTPNSSPFVPAVVSSQPSTYYCILEPPRNYDMYHQTSKTNPRNSPPTFQYDFLNTSSQSLLGTNLSLQIGSSHKGNDQVWRGIEKDGEGVDLELRLGHDSYSNY